The Bos indicus x Bos taurus breed Angus x Brahman F1 hybrid chromosome 13, Bos_hybrid_MaternalHap_v2.0, whole genome shotgun sequence genome includes a region encoding these proteins:
- the PROKR2 gene encoding prokineticin receptor 2 gives MAAQNGNASFPANFSIPQEHASSLPFNFSYGDYDLPLDEDEDMTKTQTFFAAKIVIGVALVGIMLTCGIGNFVFITALTHYKKLRNLTNLLIANLAISDFLVAIICCPFEMDYYVVHQLSWEHGHVLCACINYLRTVSLYVSTNALLAIAIDRYLAIVHPLKPRMNYQTASFLIALVWMVSILISIPSAYFTKETVLFIVKNQKKIFCGQVWPVDQQLYYKSYFLFVFGIEFLGPVFTMTLCYARISRELWFKAVPGFQTEQIRKRLRCRRKTVLVLMCILTAYVLCWAPFYGFTIVRDFFPTVFVKEKHYLTAFYVVECIAMSNSMINTVCFVTVKNSTMKYFKKMLLLHWRPSHHGSKSSADLDLKTSRLPATEEVDCIRLK, from the exons ATGGCAGCCCAGAATGGAAATGCTAGTTTTCCAGCCAACTTCAGTATACCCCAAGAacatgcctcctccctccccttcaacTTCAGTTATGGTGATTATGACCTCCCTCTGGATGAGGATGAGGATATGACCAAGACTCAGaccttctttgcagccaagattgTTATCGGGGTGGCACTTGTGGGTATCATGCTGACTTGTGGTATTGGCAACTTTGTCTTTATCACTGCCCTCACCCACTATAAAAAGCTGCGCAACCTCACCAACCTGCTCATTGCTAACCTGGCCATCTCCGACTTCCTGGTAGCCATCATCTGCTGCCCCTTTGAGATGGACTACTATGTGGTGCATCAGCTCTCCTGGGAGCATGGCCATGTGCTCTGTGCCTGTATCAACTACCTGCGTACCGTCTCACTCTACGTCTCCACCAATGCCCTGCTGGCCATTGCTATTGACAG aTATCTCGCTATCGTTCACCCCTTGAAACCACGAATGAATTATCAAACAGCCTCCTTCCTGATCGCTCTGGTCTGGATGGTATCCATTCTCATCTCCATCCCATCAGCCTACTTCACAAAGGAAACCGTCCTCTTCATTGtcaaaaaccagaaaaagatctTCTGCGGCCAGGTCTGGCCAGTGGACCAGCAGCTCTACTATAAATCCTACTTCCTCTTTGTCTTTGGCATCGAGTTCCTGGGCCCCGTGTTCACCATGACCCTGTGCTATGCCAGGATCTCCCGAGAGCTCTGGTTCAAAGCGGTCCCGGGTTTCCAGACTGAGCAAATCCGGAAGAGGCTGCGCTGCCGCCGGAAGACGGTACTGGTACTCATGTGTATCCTCACGGCCTATGTTCTGTGCTGGGCGCCCTTCTATGGCTTCACAATCGTGCGCGACTTCTTCCCCACTGTGTTCGTGAAGGAAAAACATTACCTCACAGCCTTTTATGTTGTGGAGTGCATCGCCATGAGCAACAGCATGATCAACACCGTGTGCTTCGTGACAGTGAAGAACAGCACCATGAAGTACTTCAAGAAGATGCTGCTGCTCCACTGGCGGCCCTCCCACCATGGGAGTAAGTCCAGTGCTGACCTCGACCTCAAAACCAGCCGCCTGCCAGCCACGGAGGAGGTGGATTGTATCAGGCTGAAGTGA
- the LOC113903369 gene encoding transmembrane protein 59-like: protein MAVPKGSLWLRAQLGIPPLLLLAMALAGGSGTASAEAFDSVLGDMGSCHRACQLMYPLHTYPKEEELYACQRGCRLFSICQFVDDGIDLNRTKLECESACTEAYSQSDEQYACHLGCQNQLPYTELRQEQLMSLMPKMHLLFPLTLVRSFWSDMVDSAQSFITSSWTFYLQADDGKIVIFQSKPEIQYAPQLEQEPTKLKDSSLSKMSSDLQMRSSQAHRNYLEDGESDGFLRCLALNSGWILTMTLVLSVMVLLWICCATVATAVEQYVPSEKLSIYGDLEFMNEQKLNRYPASSLVVVRSKAEDHEEAGPLPAKVNLAHSEI, encoded by the coding sequence ATGGCGGTGCCGAAGGGGAGCCTATGGCTCAGGGCCCAACTGGGGATCCCGCCGCTACTGCTGCTGGCCATGGCCCTGGCCGGAGGCTCGGGAACCGCTTCGGCTGAAGCGTTTGACTCGGTCTTGGGTGATATGGGGTCTTGTCACCGGGCCTGTCAGTTGATGTATCCCTTGCACACCTACCCCAAGGAAGAGGAGTTGTACGCATGTCAGAGAGGTTGCAGGCTGTTTTCAATTTGTCAGTTTGTGGATGATGGAATTGATTTAAATCGGACCAAATTGGAATGTGAATCTGCATGTACAGAAGCATATTCCCAATCTGATGAGCAATATGCTTGCCATCTTGGTTGCCAGAATCAGCTGCCATACACAGAATTGAGACAAGAACAACTCatgtccctgatgccaaaaatgCATCTACTCTTCCCTCTAACTCTGGTAAGATCATTCTGGAGTGATATGGTGGACTCTGCACAGAGCTTCATAACCTCTTCGTGGACTTTTTATCTTCAAGCTGATGATGGAAAAATAGTTATATTCCAGTCTAAGCCAGAAATCCAATATGCACCACAGTTGGAGCAGGAGCCTACAAAATTGAAAGACTCATCACTAAGCAAAATGTCCTCAGATCTGCAAATGAGAAGTTCACAAGCACATAGAAACTAtcttgaagatggagaaagtgaCGGCTTTTTAAGATGCCTGGCTCTTAACTCTGGGTGGATTTTAACCATGACTCTTGTCCTCTCTGTGATGGTGTTGCTCTGGATTTGCTGTGCAACTGTTGCTACAGCTGTGGAGCAGTATGTTCCCTCTGAGAAGCTGAGTATCTATGGTGACTTGGAATTTATGAATGAACAAAAGCTAAACAGATATCCAGCTTCTTCTCTTGTGGTTGTTAGATCTAAAGCTGAAGATCATGAAGAAGCAGGGCCTCTACCTGCAAAAGTGAATCTTGCTCATTCAGAAAtttaa